A genomic window from Pseudonocardia broussonetiae includes:
- a CDS encoding GAP family protein — protein MSIEVVLLALTAVVRPTSAAVVVAILSTGRPRRLLTAYVLSGLAFSLAVGALVLLIVQHVGPARAATARPVVDVVLGLLLLGCAGADRIGYVPSHDPGPAGSPRWLQRRLDRLSPSGAATLGVFLHLPGVVYLAALNAIAGYAPGTVSDVVQLSIYNAFRLGVPLVALVLSTYRLTATRDSLARATSWSMRHRRGLVVAFCGTLGAYLLLTGAVDLARGR, from the coding sequence GTGAGCATCGAGGTCGTCCTGCTGGCGCTGACGGCGGTGGTCCGCCCGACGAGCGCGGCCGTGGTCGTCGCGATCCTGTCGACCGGGCGGCCGCGGCGCCTGCTGACGGCGTACGTGCTCTCCGGTCTCGCCTTCAGTCTCGCCGTCGGCGCCCTGGTCCTCCTCATCGTCCAGCACGTCGGTCCGGCGCGGGCGGCGACCGCCCGGCCGGTCGTCGACGTCGTCCTCGGTCTCCTCCTGCTCGGCTGCGCCGGAGCCGACCGGATCGGGTACGTGCCGAGTCACGACCCCGGGCCCGCCGGGAGTCCGCGGTGGCTGCAGCGACGACTGGACCGCCTGTCGCCCTCCGGCGCCGCGACCCTCGGCGTGTTCCTGCACCTGCCGGGCGTGGTCTACCTCGCCGCGCTCAACGCGATCGCCGGCTACGCGCCCGGCACGGTGTCCGACGTGGTGCAGCTGTCGATCTACAACGCGTTCCGCCTCGGCGTGCCCCTCGTGGCACTGGTCCTGTCGACCTACCGCCTCACCGCGACCAGGGACTCCCTGGCGCGCGCCACCTCGTGGTCGATGCGTCACCGGAGGGGTCTCGTCGTGGCCTTCTGCGGCACGCTGGGGGCCTACCTGCTCCTGACCGGTGCTGTCGATCTCGCCCGGGGCCGGTGA
- a CDS encoding M48 family metallopeptidase — protein sequence MSSTHDQPVGREDLGHPNGRPEGTLEVPARSRRDAATEPPQARVAAAAPPPGRLRHPAEVPFFLFMVVLNVVIVVAILQAAIFLPFLPESLRESGWALAVRSALIGLLLLVPVLVVVRETQRASVRGNAVALSPSQFPDLYETAEGFAAALGLKRRPDIFLMNGNGALNAFAAQATGHDYVVLSNELFANLWNDNRDGLRFILGHEMGHVRLHHVALWYQIAVAYSERIPLLGPALSRLREYSCDRHGAYLSPGGATGLVLLASGRYTENDVHLDELVEQGRRLHGFWVGLAQLPMTHPYTVRRLERLYGVGLFGADAKRPA from the coding sequence ATGTCGAGCACGCATGACCAGCCGGTCGGCCGGGAGGACCTGGGCCACCCGAACGGCCGCCCGGAGGGCACCCTGGAGGTGCCGGCACGGTCCCGGCGCGACGCTGCGACGGAGCCGCCGCAGGCACGGGTCGCGGCAGCCGCTCCCCCGCCCGGCCGTCTGCGGCACCCCGCCGAGGTCCCGTTCTTCCTCTTCATGGTCGTCCTGAACGTGGTCATCGTCGTCGCGATCCTGCAGGCCGCCATCTTCCTGCCGTTCCTCCCCGAGTCGCTCAGGGAGTCCGGGTGGGCGCTCGCCGTCCGCAGCGCCCTGATCGGGCTGCTGCTGCTGGTCCCGGTCCTCGTCGTGGTGCGGGAGACGCAGCGCGCTTCCGTGCGGGGGAACGCCGTGGCACTGTCCCCGAGCCAGTTCCCCGACCTCTACGAGACCGCCGAGGGCTTCGCGGCCGCGCTCGGGCTGAAGCGCCGACCGGACATCTTCCTGATGAACGGCAACGGCGCGCTGAACGCCTTCGCCGCGCAGGCGACGGGCCACGACTACGTGGTGCTGTCCAACGAGCTGTTCGCCAACCTCTGGAACGACAACCGCGACGGGCTGCGGTTCATCCTCGGGCACGAGATGGGCCACGTCCGCCTGCACCACGTCGCGCTCTGGTACCAGATCGCCGTCGCCTACTCCGAGCGGATCCCGCTGCTCGGGCCGGCCCTGTCCCGACTGCGCGAGTACTCCTGCGACCGGCACGGGGCGTACCTGTCGCCCGGCGGGGCGACGGGGCTGGTGCTGCTCGCCTCCGGCCGGTACACGGAGAACGACGTGCACCTGGACGAGCTCGTCGAGCAGGGACGGCGGCTCCACGGCTTCTGGGTCGGTCTCGCGCAGCTGCCGATGACGCACCCGTACACGGTGCGGCGACTCGAGCGCCTGTACGGCGTCGGCCTGTTCGGTGCCGACGCGAAGCGCCCCGCCTGA